GTAATGGATTTTGGCCGTGTTGCAGGCGCCCGCCAGCAAGAGAACCGCCCACAAAGAAACCAGGCGCGCGCGCCGAAACCCCTGTTGCCAATAAGCCGAAAATGATTGCATAGACCCAAACGAATAATCTGATGCTACATACTAGATTTAGGGGTATATAGTTATCCTGAAATATTCCGCTTCGGCAAAAAATATGCTCTGCATGTGATTTGACCTAGAGATAGGTGCCACAGGGAAAAAGCCAAAGGCACCGCCCCTGCCCTGCCCGGGTTTTCAGGAAATTATGTACCTTCAAGGCCTAAATCTTTTGTGTATGAAAAACTTCAAGTCTTTCTTTTTGGTGGGCGTTTTGGCCCTGGTGGCCACCAGCCTGCTGAGTTGCGCCCTGTTCACCACGCCGCAGGCCAGCCAGAAAACCGTCATCTACGTGGTGCGGCACGCCGAAAAAGCACCCTCCAGCGGCGCCATGACAGATGACCCGGAGCTGTCGGCGGCCGGCCAGAAACGCGCCCTGGATTTACTTTCCAAATTAGGCAAAGAGCCGATTGCCGCATTCTTCGCGACTAAATACAAACGCACGCAACTCACGCTGCAGCCGCTGGCCCAGGCCAAAAAACAGACCGTGCAACAATATGACGCCGGCAACGCTACCCAACTGGCCCAGAACCTTAGCCAGAATTTTACAGGTAAAACCGTAGTAGTGGCCGGACATTCCAATACCGTCCTTTCTATCATTGAAGCCCTGGGCGCTAAAAAACCTTTGACAGAAGTAGCCGACCACCAATATGACTATTTGTTCAAAGTCACCTTGCAGCAAGGCAAAGAACCCCAGGTAGAAGTAAGCACCTACGGAGATGCCTCTGTGGCGCCGGCCAAGTAATCTACCTTTTCAGTGTACTTTCCTGCTGCCTGTTTTTAATACTTCTTATAACTATGATGTTTCTATTAGTTGTATTAGCAGCAATTGTCTTCATCTGGATTTACTCTTATAACACGTATGGCAAACCGAAGAACAAACCCAAGAAGAAAACTGACAATTCTGATGCATGGTGGTCAGTTGATGAAAAGCCACATCACCGGAATATTGAACCAGAAGATGTTGTAGGAGACGGAGCTGATTCAGATTAATTATATTTCAAAAAAGCATAACTCCCGTTTTGGGCCTCATTTCTAGAAATGAGGCCCAAAACGGGAGTTATGCTTTTACCGCTAATAGACTGCCTGAAACACCATCAAGTAAAAATGCCCGTGCGGCGCAATGTCTGTCAGGCCAGGAAAGCCTTTACCGCAGACATACCCGCAAACGTCGATAATAGACCTAACAACACGCTGCCAGTTACATATGCGGCGGCGTAGCCCACTTGTCCATCGCGCAGCATGGCCACGGTTTCATAGGAGAACGCCGAAAACGTGGTGAAGCCGCCCAGCACGCCGGTGGCCAGAAAAAGCCGTCCTTCAGGTGAGAGATTTCCTTTCTCGGCCAATCCAAACACCGCGCCAATCAACAGGCAACCCACCACATTCACCGCCAACGTCCCGAAGGGGAACGCCACGCCCACCTTCGTCTGGATGGCCAAGGAAAGCAGGTAACGGGCGATGCCGCCCAGGAAACTTCCCAAGCCTATGGCTAGTATCATTTTCATGGTTACTTATAATAGAAGTGAACTTTTGAATGAAGTGTATTCCCTCTCCCTTGTTCTGTTCTCATTGCAAAGTAACCCTAGGCAGTCAATTAACATAGCTTTAAATCAATGAAAGAATGATGGA
This region of Rufibacter sp. LB8 genomic DNA includes:
- a CDS encoding histidine phosphatase family protein, giving the protein MKNFKSFFLVGVLALVATSLLSCALFTTPQASQKTVIYVVRHAEKAPSSGAMTDDPELSAAGQKRALDLLSKLGKEPIAAFFATKYKRTQLTLQPLAQAKKQTVQQYDAGNATQLAQNLSQNFTGKTVVVAGHSNTVLSIIEALGAKKPLTEVADHQYDYLFKVTLQQGKEPQVEVSTYGDASVAPAK
- the crcB gene encoding fluoride efflux transporter CrcB, with product MKMILAIGLGSFLGGIARYLLSLAIQTKVGVAFPFGTLAVNVVGCLLIGAVFGLAEKGNLSPEGRLFLATGVLGGFTTFSAFSYETVAMLRDGQVGYAAAYVTGSVLLGLLSTFAGMSAVKAFLA